The genomic stretch AAGAACCAATGCATCCTCTGCTGAGGTAGAGCTTGGAACCACACAGAAGCGTGAATGGAAGTTGTCAGCTTCTGTGGCATCAAGTTGGGGGGCTAGAATGGATACAGCTCCTCTCCATGATTGGCACTATTTCATTGAGTTCAAGTGCCAGACTCCAGGGAACCACTCCTACCATGCCCATAGTAGGGGCCAGTGGCTGAGGATGCAAGCTGGAACAGCACCAAAGGCTGTGGAGCAAATGCACATAAGGATCATAGCTTTTGTCTCTAAGTGAAGTGAAGCTGCTGCTTAAAGAGAAGACACAGAATGATTCCTAGCTGGGATAAAGAAAGGAACAAATCTGCATAAAATTTAGAATGTTTCTAAAGGATTTCCTATACACCAAAGGAAAGCTGATCTAGAGATAGCCTGACACTGCTGCCGAACAGAAGTTAGAACTGGATGTGAAGCCCTCTAGCCAGTGGATGACAGGTTTGATCTTTCCTCTTCAAGCGCACAGAGGTAAAACTCACAACAGAAATAGGGAGCACGGATATGGAGTATAATGATGATGCATACTGTGAAACATAAGACAGTACTCAAGAGATCATTTGGCTACAGAAGATTAACTACTTCTGCTTATATtaagaacatttttgaaaaaagtcaTATAGCTAGAAGTTGCTTACCTATTGCAGTTACCAGTAAAACACAAGCTTActgtaaatgaaaagaaaaaagtattgcgtgtttactttgtgcattttgaTAGCACTTTGTATAGTCAGTTTTCGTTTCCCCTCAAACatcagcaaggaaacaaaaatCTATATAGTTATTTTGAGTATTTATAAAATCTGAGGAGGATACTGTTTAAAGGATGCTCTATTATTAGACACtggacttttattttaaataagtcAATTTCACATAATTCAAGCTGTGTCCCTTTTAAATTGGTAATGCTATTGATGTTCCAGAATTAAAAGAAAGCTGTTAGGTATATGGCAAACAATGCTTCATTCTTTTTTCCATTCACCTTTATTAATGGCAGGACAAGATCACTGCAAGACTTGGCTAGTGTAAGAACATTTGTAGATACTAAATGGATCATTCCCTTATTATTCCATAAAACGCATTATTAAGGAAGTTACCAATAAATAATGCTCTATCACCCACTGCTGTAGCATGAATGTATCAGCAGAATTGGATGATTTTGTTCAGATGATACGTTCCCCTATGGTACCTTGTGTCCACTTCTTGTCTAGTAAAAATCAAGGATCCTACAGGACTCTGAAGTGAGGTGTCTTTCTTAATACACATTACATCTCACTAAATAAAGTTCTAGCATCCAAGGATATTCACATGCTTTTGATGACTGCTTGTCTTCTACCATTGATGGAGCAGCGAATATTGAATTCTATACTACTAACACAGAATTTATGGCTTTAATAGTTTAGGATATCTTTAACAGGAAAGGAGCTACATAAAACCAAGTCTGATTTTTAGTAATTTCTTACCAGTAAGATCATTACATTTGTTTCATGTACTGAGGTGAAATATTTCACTGGAATTATTCAAGCTTTCACCTAGCTGTGAACTTTCAATACTTTATTCTGAAGGACACTTAACATGTAGTTTAAGACTAGTAAGAATAAAAATGTACTTTATTAAATAACTCAAGAAAAGATAAGGGAAATTGTGCAGTCTGAAAGACATTGGTGGTTCTGTATGATTTTTACAGCAAAGAATGAATCATGGCAAATTAGCATCTAAGTTTAGCAGCCAAACTGTCGTCCTCTTCCCATGGAATTAATTTCGGTCCTCAAACTGtgacttgttttttaaaagatatgctgcTAGGAATTCAATAGGATTTGGCGGTCTGtagagataaaaaaaaatcaagcgtAATTACTATTTGTCACATACATTTAAGTGAGCTGGAGAGCTCATCTTCACTGAAAACAGACTTACTTGTAAAAGCACTGGACAAATTAGAAATGTTCAGCTTTGTAGCATAACAATCACAAAGGGTCATGTTTCAGCAGCAACTAGAGAACTCCCTAGCCAGGAAGTTCCTCCATTTATTAAGATTCCCATTGCAACACTTCCTGGTCCCCGATAGCCCCTACACAATTGTCATTATTAGGCTACATCTACAATAAGCTCTAGGGATGTGATTCTTCTGCTCATGTGCACACTCATATTAGCTGTCACCAAACtagtgagtataaatagcagttcAGCCACAGTTTCAGCAGCAGAGGCAAGGCTAAGCTGTGCCAAGTAAATGCACACCAGTTTCAGGAGGATGTATACTTAGTacagctcagccatgcctctgctgctgccacccgTGCTACCgtagctacactgctatttctaCTTGTACTAGCTTGATGAGAGTAAGTGCAAGTATGTGTACATGAACAGGAGAGTCACACACCTGGCTCAGTGTAGTCATAGCCTGAGAAGAAAACATTCTTCATAACTATAATTCAGATGCATATATAATTCTATGGAAATCaacatttctcattttatttctttagagGCTTATGGTTCACAGTTAATCGGTAAGACAGACAACGCCTAAAATGTGTCCACAATTATATTAAGCAGCTACCAGGGGAAGATGCTGTGCACAGGTTCTGGAAGGGAAGGAGACTGCATACGAAGTAGGGAAGGAAGAGTGGATCTAAGGGGAAGGAGAGACAATGGAAGTGACACTGACTAGGCAAATGAAGTCAGTTTAGAAAGGCTGGCCTCTCTCCCCCTCTAACCCATATCCATCTTAAAGTGTCAAGTGAATTACCCAAGTTTACACACTGAATTTATTTAATGTAATTTCTAATGCATTTGCCTATTTCACCAACTCCTGCCAGGTAAGGTAAAGATTTAAAGTAGCCAGCTTCTTTGTCTGCTTTGTTCTTGTCTTGTTATTTGATTTACTTCAGATAGCAACTGTTTAGTGCCTCCATTAGAACAGTCTGCCTCAAAGATATCTTTGTTGCTTCtgccaaatatttttttctaaccaACACTTGTGATAACAGTTGAAATTATTGGAAGAAAAAACACTAACATGCAAACTGCTTTACAATTAAGCCTCACCACAGCCTTGCTAGGTaagatttgtttttcttcagcCGCAGAAAAGTGTAGTGCATAAATCCTGGTAATCCAACTTGTCTCACCCCACATATCAGGTTATCACACTCATTCCAGGGAAGTGTCCAAAAGTTTTAACTGTGGTCTGGAATATATCAATTTAGGACTACATAGTACTCTCCATCCAAAGCagaaccccaaataaatcagtagAAGATCTGCACACAGTTTATAAGCAGAATATTGTCTCTACACAGCAACTAAGTGGTTAGTTATTGATGTGGGTGGCTTCTAGTTTAAACTCAAATGTTCTTTTGGGGTTAAGATACCACTGGGAGAGGTCTGAAGGTTCTCATGATTTTAACTTAGTCCATTGTGGTCCTTCTAAGTTTTTGATAAGATTAGCCAAAGTTTGTTCCTTCGGCAACAAAGGGGTATTATTAGCATGTGCAGTATGACACTCAAGTGGTTCCAGTTATACCTAGATGACAGGAATCAACCGGAGAGGAAGGACAATTGAGTGTTTCTACTGAGGAACATCCTTTCCATGTTGTTCAAAGTATATATGAGGCCTCCTGGAAAAACAGTCTTTAAACAAAGGGAACAGTATCATTAGTATGCCGCTACAGCACAATCTCTCATTGTATGAACTCCCAAGAATAAGTGCCGAGGAAGAATTTATATGCTATTACCAGCTGGATTTTCTGGAACTACCTTGTTCAATAAAGTAAGAGACAGCATGAGGAGTACCTACTTACTGAGGGAGCAGGACTCATTCAAGAACCCTGAGCCAGGTTAAGAATGCTGGTGAAATGTCTGTCCAGGCTCTTGCCATGAGGAACCATGCAACAGATTTACTTAAAGAACAGATTTATTCAGACTGCATTCTTATTTACCCTGTGAAAACTTTGCACTAAAACGACATGTCCTTGTGACAATGAGATTACCGATATTCTCTTATACAGCTCACATTGCAAGCAGCTAGTTACAGAACACATCTTGGCTGCTCAAGAGAATGCTATTACATCCACCCCAAATGCCATACGTGAGCTTTTGATGGAGACAAACTGGTTTTGCAAGCCGGTAAGTGGGAAGGCCCTGGCCACATCTAAGCCTCCTTTATTTTGAGAAAAATGCTACATTAAGTTCTTTACCTCTCCTTTGCAAGTACAGCAAGTCCCTGTAGTAAGATAGGCACAACTGTCTGATCCAAGTAGGCACGTGTAGGTAACGACTGAAGATCCACCTTCTGCTTTGATGTTTTCTCTGCGTTAATCTTCTCATTTTCTACTATCCTCTGATGAATTCAAGGCATCATGTGAATAAAAGTATTGAAATTAGTACATAAAAAGTCTACTTAAAAGTAGACATTCAGCAAAAGCAATCAGATAAGGGTATTAGAAGATGGAGTGAAATTATCCTCAAATTTCACTCCATATTTTTAATTTGGTTGAGAATCTCAATTCTGTTTTCTTAAGTTAAATATAGAAAGCCTTATGTTAGATTCTAACAGCATGCTGCCATATAAGCTACATTAAGTTTCTTGAAACTGGAGGCAGCCCCTACACTACCATTTTCATCAGCTCTTTTATATTCATGGCTCTTCCCTGCCAACTGTTATAGATTAGAATGATTTTATTTATGTAAGCAGTCCTCATTAAGTTGCTCTTGTGAGCATTTGTAGTACCAGGCTTCAAAAagtaggaccaaattctgcaagAAGGATTTGCAGGATAGGACACTTGAATTTACCAAGCGTTCCCCTGCCAGCAATGGTACTTGGAACAGACCATGGTACATGGTACTTGGTCCAACCATGCAAATCCCTGTGTGAAATCAGGCTCCAATACAGTAAGTTATTAATCTTTTTAATACGCTGAAATGCTTACGCACAAAATAGATACATTTCCTCCACTTTTTTGGCTCCACTATATTGTAACCTTTTGGtcagaaaatattaaatgaattgTCTTATACTATTGTCAAATggatttttacacacacaatatAATTTAACATAACGTCCTCCAAAATTGTCAGTTTTGCCACACATGGATATATTTTTAACATCAGCACTACAGAAAGTTAGTCTATAATTTATTCTAAATATGCAAAGAACATTTGGGGTAAGATCTAGAAATCATCATGGGTAGTTCAAAGAAGTCTGTCCATGGTAGTTGTaaatacaaaaaaaccaaaaccacaaccCTCACAGAACACACCCTGGCATCATAAAAGTAAGaaaaaactagggctgttgattaatcgtaGTTAACTCACGTGACTAATAACAAAAAttcatcacaattaaaaaaattaattgcgattaattgcactgttaaacaataaaataccaatagAAAttaaatttttggatgtttttctacattttcaaatatatcaatttcaattacaacacagaatacaaagtgtacagtgctcacttgacaaaacgcaaagaagataccaatgtgaaatttctaaatttCTAAATAGCTACAGAACACAACCCATGATTTAACAATCTGAGAGAGATGAGGCATGGAGCATTTTTTcacaagtcttaaaagagcaatactctgatgtacaaactacagaacccgaaccaccaaaaaagaaaatcaatcttctgctggtggcatctgactcacatgatgaaaatgagcatgtgccggtccgcactgctttgggttgttattgagcagaacccgtcacgAGCatagatgcatgtcctctggaatggtggttgaagcatcaagggacatatgaatctttaatgtatctggcatgtaaatatcttgtgacgccggctacaacagtaccatgcaaatgcctgttctcacttccaggcgacattgtaaacaagaagcaggcagcattaccttctgtaaaggtaaacaaacttgtctgtctgagtgattggctgaacaagaagtaggacctagtggacttgtaggctctgaagttttacagtgttttgtttttgaatgcaggggtttttggtacataagtctacatttggaagttcaactttcatgataaagagattgcactacagtacttgtattaggtgaattaaaatactattttttgtttttttgctgtacaaatatttgtaatcaaaaatataaagtgagcactgtacaccactttgtattctgtgttataactgaaaccaatatatttgaaaatgagtaaacatccaaaaatatttaaataaatggtattctattattctttaacagtgtgattattcGCGCAATTATTTTTAATCGCTTTACAGCTCTAGAaaaacattatatacacaaaATGTGCAATGATTAGCGACCAATTTGGGTCATAGCATATCAAAATAGATACAGTGGAGATTGAAAAGAATACAAGGAAGTATGACCAAGATGGAGAATGGCAAGACAGGACTTTTGAACAGCAAGAAGTGGCTAAATGCTATTATTCACTAGCCTAGACTAGAAGAAAGTTAGAGGGACTTAATTGAAGGCACCTGTCTTATGATTACTCTTATTGTTATGCATATGTTTACTAGTCATTCCCCAAGCCTAACCTTTTCTCAACAAAAGAAAAAGTGTGTGTCAAAATAGCACTCTCAAATAATTaagagaggggggagaaaaaaagttgACTATTCTGGCACATTTCCAAGGCCTGAAAACATGGAAAGCgtccccccctcaaaaaaaaaaagttgccagGAAGGTGACATGCCAACATTCCCAGACAGGCAtcactcctgtgtctgaccaccTTCTCAATATTTCACCGAAGGGGGTCATGTGTAGTCTTGCTGAAAGCTAAAAACAAGCTGATTGACATGGTTATTGGGAGATGTTAATATGGGAAACAATTTTAGAGTTATGTAACATAGTATATTTTGTTCCAGAACTGCTGGAAGTGAAACTTGTCACTTGAGGCCAAGGAGTCTCAGAGCTGACAATCAACATCTGTGGAGGCAGCCCTGCGTTCACTCTCTCGACCAGATGCAGGAGTGAGTGtttacaaagaaacaaaatccAAGAGAAATCTCTGTTTAGGTGACTCCCTAGGCTAAGAGATAACAGTCCATAACTGTGTAAGAGAAGGGGAAAGGGGATAAGATGTTATCCTTTACAGAGGCGACATTCTGCCAGTGTCTCATGAAAAGGTCTTTGGGCTGGACAAGCGCTGCAAGGTCTGCCCACTGGGTGAGAAATACCGTATTAGTGACAAATTACTTTCTTGTCTAAGTATATGCTATAGATTGCATTTTATGATTCTCTTTTCTCCTGTACCCTTACATTTCCAAATCTTTTATTTTGGAATCTTTATCTCAAGCTGTGTTAAAATAGTcttcaattttgttttattatcaaCACATCTAAGCCCCTTGTActgtaactccttgcttaacgttgtagttatgttcctgaaaaatgctactttaagcaaatgatgttaagcaaatccaattttccCGTAAGAATTAATTGTAAATAAGGGGGGTCAGGTTCCAgggaaataaattatatatatatgtatgtgtatatatatacccacacagtataagttttaagcAAACAATTTAATATTGTAACCAacaatgattgtgaagcttggttgaggtggtggagtcagaggctggaatatttcccagggaatgccttgctgctaaatgatgaactagcacttggctgagccctcaagggttaacacattgttgttaatgtagtgtcacactctacaaggcagcacaaatggagggaggagacacaacgGATGCATAGCAGTGGCTGCAAATATTTCCTGTGGAAACTGAACTTGATGATGAACCCACGCTATCCCTCTGGAGCAAACCACTCcttccactttccaaagtgccaagTGGTGCACGTGTGTGGAACAGAGACACactgtgagtgagagagacacacatgccgtgtgagtgagagagagacgtgcattacccctttaagtacactgaccacacgctgcctttttaagtagatcagcaagttgagacagcagctgctgccagcaagctccctccatcctgagccctgacGTGTCCCCAccttgctctgtggagatggggtgcaggagcagggtgtaggagcagggggacaccctgacatcagtaTTCCTCTTTCCCCGCCCCTgctcagcaagcaggaggctcccgggagcagctctcaggcagagggcaggagcagcacacagtaGTGGAGGGCGGGATGTTCACCTAaactgcccagcaattgatagcctactggggagctgctgcacagggaacttgggggagctgataggggagATGCCaacccaccctggttccaagcccccaccagctagctccaaagggctgctcttcctgcaagcagtggacaaagcaggcagctgccaagcaaaattataagggagcattgggCAACTTTAAATGAACATGTTCTCTAATAGGTCCGCAACCTAACAATGTTAACTAGGATGACGTTAAGTGAGCAGTTACTGTATTAAGGAGAGTGTTGAACTGAGGTAAGGCTGGTAAATTGGCGTGCACTGCTTCCATGGAGGCAGTGGATCAGTGTACACCACAGAAGTCCAGAAGACAAGGTCCTGAGCACTCAAATATAACCATTGGGGGCATGTAAGTTTTCAGCATGCAGAGAGAAAAAGCCAGGCTTGTGAGGCCCGGAGCAGAGTGCTTGTGCTGCCAGAACTGGGAGGCATTTTCCCCTCACTTGGCAAAGACACTGCTCTCTCATGCTGTAAGGAGGTGGTAGCGATTCATACAAGAGGCTTTGGGTAACCTCAAGAAGTGTTCCATTGGTGTATTGTCAGAAGAACCTGTTGTAAGAGGTAGCAGAGGTAAGTTGTATatagcacttaaaaaaaaaacaaacccaaaggaCAAAACCACCACACAAAGGGATCATTATTTCTGTGGGACTAGAAACAGAATGGTAGCAGCCCAACCAGCAATACGGATATACTATTAAAAGGTCAATTGTGCATGGTACCAGCATTTACTGAGTTATGCTAAGCACCCTTCATTACCCActgttttcaaaagcattcagttccTTGTATTTTGGGTCTGATTTCTGCAATCATTTTAGCTAAATTAAACCCATATTTCCCCCAAATCAGAAATACTACTTCAATTGCATTTGAGAACAATTAAATCTTAGTTACCTCTACATTTTCTGTAAGGCCATATTCAGCATGAGGATTTTCTGGAACCTGTAAAACAACATGCTAGTCAGCAAAACCAAAATGCACTTTATGCATCTGCTAACAGAAAAATCAGTGTAAAAAGTTTCTTACTATACCTGTGCCTGTCCCTCCATGATCTGTTCTGAGTCCATGATTTGAAACTTGAAAGTCACCAAATGTGCAACAATCTTGGGAAGTaacaaaaaaatcagaacattaaaatcaataaaaaataaggtagtTGACACTTAAAATACGGTTGACAATTTTGGTCACCATCATGCAAAGAGTTATCACCAAGGTAGGTTTGggtcctttccctccccctcagcTCTGTCAACCATATTTTTCTTGTATAAAAAATCTGAAGTTTTGCAAAAGAACATGTGAAATAAACTCAGACAAAGTAACTTAAAAGAGAACTTTTAGACAAGGTTAGTTCAGTCATAATTACTTTGAAAAGAATTAGCAAATGTGTATACGTGGTCCAGAAACATCTAGAACTGACTGTACAAGTTAGTATTAAAGGAGACcagcaaaagttttttttaaaaaaaataataaaaaaaccaatCAGACTTGTTCCTTTTTTCAATCTCTATAACATTTAAAGGCCTGAgacatgtgtttttaaaaatctgtattttgcTTGTTTTGTCTTTTCTACCCTATATGACTCTATAACAGTTGTTCTTTGATCGGGCCCCCTTTCTTTATGTCTGTAGTCATTTATGCCATCCCCTACCAAGTATATATACCATTACCtaactctgaaggcagagtggagagcagcagctACTGGCTGGGCCAccagctctcaaggcagcactgcaccagcagcacagaagtaagggtagcaatgtgaaatcacttttcacaacagacttaccaCCCCATTGACACTCTTACTttatgctgctgctgccaccacaagTCTGAATGCCTAAGCCCCGCGTAAGGGATGGCAGAGAGGAGAGCTGAAGCTCAGGTGAAGCAGCTCCAGCTGTCACTTTTATCTCCACATCCTAGGTGTGCCTGACCCTTTTGCACAAGACCCAGCCAGCTGGGGCTGATAGCCAGAGCTCTTAAacgaaaacaaaaaacccacacagctCTCACCTCCCTCGAGAGGCCCACCACACAGTCTGAGAATGGCTGCTCTATAGTAAATAAAGAAATAGTGAAACTGGCATCCTCAAAGAGTCAAGTGAAAGAAAGCCAATCAAGTGAGGGAGGAAGAAAGTGTTTCAATAATTATTAACACTCATTTACCTCCCGTAGATAATGAACATATCAGAGAAGGGATATCTATTATGTACTGGTATTACAATATCTCCTAGAGGACCCAAACAATCCCACTTCCTCCATTAAGGCGCTAGAGTACAGGAGGTGTATGTTCAGAGACGTCCAAGGGCTCCTCCAGCAAAGCTGGAGACGAGGGGATCGGAGCAGGAGTTGAGAGCTGGATTACGACGGCTTCTCCTTTTTAATCATTCTCAGAACAGGCGAAGGAGCATCGCTTCGGCATACAGGAGAGCTCCCATTTCAGGAGAAATAAATGCCACTGAGCGAACCCAAACCCACTCCCTGTCACAGCCGCCTCCGATACCAGCAGTCCGGGGCCAACATTACAGCACAGCTTAGaagaccaggaaaaaaaaaaccacaactctCTCCTGTCTTACGAAGTGACCTCCGTCAAGAGGCTACACGCCAGCCTGGGACAACCCCGCGTTCCGGCTCGGCTCCCCCCCCGCGCACCTGCTCTCGGCGCGGAGCAGCTGGTACCGTGGGAAGCCGCTAGAACGGCCCGGGCTGCGGCGGCTCCCGCAGCGAGGCTCCCTTTGAGACCGAGTGCCGGTGTCCGCGCCCCGAGGGCCACAGCCGAGGCTTCCCGCGCCAGGAGCGGGCAGGCGGCACCAGGCGTTGACCGGACCGGACCGGAGCAGCCCACCCTCGCGGCCCCGCCCGCTGTGCCCCCTCCAGCCGCACGCCCGGCAGCGAGGGACGCAGCGCTACCCGCACTCCTCGGCCGTGGAGCCGCGCTCACCTCTCGAGACAGCCGCTCAACGGAGAGGACGCGGCGACGAGCCTCACCGTAGGGAGAAAAAGGGAAGGATCGTTGCGAGGCTACAGAAGCCTCGCAACAGCCTCAGCCACTAACAACAGCACGCTTGGCGGGGATATCGTAAATTGTTTTGCCGTAAGTGAAGGAAGTGGTGCTGCGGCGACCACCCAACTGCGCCTGCGCGAAGGGAAGGCCCGCCCGCCCCAGGTAGGGCAATGGAAAAAGTTCAGGCTTGGGGGCCCCCCCCCAGCATCATCAGACACGTGATCGTCAGTGGCCCCGCCCATTGAAGTCTGCTGGCTTGTCCTGGCTGGAGCTGCCGGCCGCCTAGCCTCGTGACCTTGCGCTGCTGCTTCTGGAGTCTAGGGGCAGGGGCGCGGCTTAGCAGTGGAGTTAGTCCCACAGCGTGTAGTGTAGACGCATCTGCagtcagaaaaggagtacttgtggcaccttagagactaaccaatttatttgagcatgagctttcgtgagctacagctcacttcatcagatgcatatcgtggaaactgcagcaggctttatatatacacagagaatatgaaccaatacctcctcccaccccactgtcctgctggtaatagcttatctaaagtgatcattgggtgggccatttccagcacaaatccaggttttctcaccctccaccccccctccccccacaaattcactttcctgctggtgatagcccatccaaagtgacaactctacacaatgtgcatgataatcaagttggcccatttcctgcacaaatgcatccgatgaagtgagctgtagctcacgaaagctcatgctcaaataaattggttagtctctaaggtgccacaagtactccttttctttttgcgaatacagactaacacggctgttactctgaaacctgacatctgcagtcaGTTTAACTGGTAATTGTAACCGAGGAGGGAGCCTGAGTTATAGCACGCATATAGTAAAGGTGTGGAATTCCCTATTAGTGCATTTCACTCAAGTCCAGTGGGCATGTAAAATGATGTCTTGTCTAACTTCCCACAGCACAAACTTACCCCAGGGCTTTAGCAGTTGGTTTCCCTTCCTTGGTTTGGTGCATCATCATTAATAAAAGGCAGTGCAATTGCAGGCAAATGTGACCCTCAATGACAATTGCAGAGAGTCACCGAAGGCAAAAAGTTGCACAGGTGGTTGTGGTTCTCAATTGTCTTGCCTAGAACCTTTATTATGGGTGGTGACAGCTGAGATGGAAAGAATTCAGCATCACTGTCAGTGCCCATAATGAGTTTACAGGGATGGTAATTAGGAAAAAAACACAGTTCAATATTTTTGAGTAAAACTGACAGAAATCTGTAATAGTCAAAGCACATAGAACTCCATGTTACCAATTACTCcatgtctctggattaagtttagaagtgtgagcaacaagagtgatgtagtggtgggagtctgctatagaccaccggaccagggggatgaggtggatgaggctttcttgtGGCAACtggcagaagcta from Lepidochelys kempii isolate rLepKem1 chromosome 3, rLepKem1.hap2, whole genome shotgun sequence encodes the following:
- the DPY30 gene encoding protein dpy-30 homolog isoform X1, encoding MDSEQIMEGQAQHVVLQVPENPHAEYGLTENVERIVENEKINAEKTSKQKVDLQSLPTRAYLDQTVVPILLQGLAVLAKERPPNPIEFLAAYLLKNKSQFEDRN
- the DPY30 gene encoding protein dpy-30 homolog isoform X2; this translates as MDSEQIMEGQAQVPENPHAEYGLTENVERIVENEKINAEKTSKQKVDLQSLPTRAYLDQTVVPILLQGLAVLAKERPPNPIEFLAAYLLKNKSQFEDRN